A region from the Curtobacterium sp. MCBA15_012 genome encodes:
- a CDS encoding ABC transporter ATP-binding protein, which yields MTDAPNAADASRASSPDPTTATGATTATGATTATGATTATGATTATGTATLDREPVLSAKNLVAGYLPGVNILNGCDLDCYPGELIGIIGPNGAGKSTLLKALFGLVNVREGAVTLQGEDITNLKANKLVQAGVGFVPQTNNVFPSLSIEENLQMGLYLRPKKFAERLEVIYDLFPVLGQRRNQRAGSLSGGERQSVAMARALMMDPKVLLLDEPSAGLSPVRQDETFIRTRRINKAGVSIIMVEQNARRCLQICDRGYVLDQGKNAYSGTGRELADDPKVIELYLGTLAKDVDGAR from the coding sequence ATGACCGACGCACCGAACGCAGCGGACGCGAGCCGCGCCTCCAGTCCGGACCCGACGACCGCGACCGGCGCGACGACCGCGACCGGCGCGACGACCGCGACCGGCGCGACGACCGCGACCGGCGCGACGACCGCGACCGGCACGGCGACCCTGGACCGCGAACCGGTCCTCAGCGCCAAGAACCTCGTCGCCGGCTACCTGCCGGGCGTGAACATCCTCAACGGCTGCGACCTCGACTGCTACCCGGGCGAGCTCATCGGCATCATCGGCCCGAACGGTGCCGGCAAGTCGACGCTCCTCAAGGCGCTGTTCGGCCTGGTGAACGTCCGCGAGGGCGCCGTCACGCTGCAGGGCGAGGACATCACGAACCTCAAGGCGAACAAGCTCGTGCAGGCCGGCGTCGGCTTCGTCCCGCAGACGAACAACGTCTTCCCCTCGCTGTCCATCGAGGAGAACCTGCAGATGGGCCTGTACCTGCGCCCGAAGAAGTTCGCCGAGCGGCTCGAGGTCATCTACGACCTGTTCCCGGTCCTCGGTCAGCGGCGCAACCAGCGCGCCGGTTCGCTCTCCGGTGGTGAGCGGCAGTCGGTCGCGATGGCGCGTGCGCTGATGATGGACCCGAAGGTGCTGCTCCTCGACGAGCCGAGCGCCGGCCTGTCGCCGGTGCGGCAGGACGAGACCTTCATCCGGACGCGGCGCATCAACAAGGCCGGCGTCTCGATCATCATGGTCGAGCAGAACGCCCGGCGCTGTCTGCAGATCTGCGATCGTGGGTACGTGCTCGACCAGGGGAAGAACGCGTACTCGGGCACCGGGCGGGAGCTCGCCGACGACCCGAAGGTCATCGAGCTCTACCTGGGGACGCTCGCCAAGGACGTCGACGGGGCGCGCTAG